The Ipomoea triloba cultivar NCNSP0323 chromosome 14, ASM357664v1 region CCAACCATATTTGGTATATCACTATTCATTTACACCATTTTGGGCCAATTTAGCTAGCCCTCAAACCTTGAcaattgtatttataggtacaaaatttcacaatACAACGCAAATgttaataacatatataaaccAGGATCTATAGTGTAGTGTCAAACCTCcgcaatattattattattattattttgaacaCCAAACAACTATTCATATATTAGCATCCAAAGAGATTACTtcagaaagaaaaatggaagggTAAGAAAATCCTCCCTACAATTAGTTGAAAACACGACTGTCAATTATTATATTGGCCccgtttggtaaataatcagcttatcagtcaattttgacttatttgatcactattagttatttgattaataagttttctgtaactctaaaatactaaaattcaaaatggaaTGGAAATGTGTCAAACTTAACTAAGTTAAAAGATTATATAAAAATCTTTAATTAGACACACCCCGCAAAACTATATCCTGAATGTGCGCCGCGGATGTGACAGGTGaagagagagtgagagtgagagtgagaggGAATTCAGCTACAACTGACGGAGTTTTGTGGTCTGAAATCTGAAATTCCAAGTCCGAGCAACAGTCTAAAGAAGGAAATGGCGAAGAATGAAGGGGAAGAAGTTGTCTGCGTCACCGGCGGCAGCGGATGTATTGGTTCCTGGCTggtcctcctcctcctccagcGTGGCTACACCGTCCACGCCACCGTCAAAAATCTCAgttaatttctctctctctctctctagtctttaattgtattttttgtctCTAATTTCTGAATTCTGAATCTACTTTGCGATTTCGGAACACAAAGAGGATGAGAAAGAGACGAAGCATTTAGAAGCAATGGAGGGAGCCGACTCGCGTCTCCGTCTCTTCCAAATCGATCTCCTTGACTACAATTCCATTTTGGCGGCCATTACCGGCGCTACCGGCGTTTTCCACCTTGCTTCCCCCTGCATTGTCGATGACGTTCGCGATCCTGAGGTGGACTCTGCCTTCTTATTTCTAAACGGAGACTACTAGTAATTGCACACTATATAATTGTCTACTCGCCGTTTGATTGACAGAAAGAGTTACTGGACCCGGCCATTAAAGGCACAATCAATGTACTGACTGCGGCGAAGGAGCTCGGAGTTCGGCGAGTGGTGCTGACGTCTTCAATTTCGGCTATTACTCCGAGCCCCAATTGGCCGGCTGATGTTGTGAAGAATGAGGAATGTTGGACGGATATTGAATACTGCAAACAAAATGGGGTAAACTCCTCTACCTTGAGCTGTTCCTTTATAAGCTTTTGAGAAAGCTCTGTTGATAGcaatttgttcctttttttgGTCAAACATTTGGAGCATCTCCAATCCcctttagttttttttgtttgagtgaGGGGAAAACAGCTTAGGTTGTAAGACTGGTTTCAACctactcaaactaagaaggtcaatagaccACTGTTCTTGGGAGTTTAAGGTTACCAAGTAAATagcctgaccaacttggttgggttgCCCAATACACTTTAGTTAGAAATTATGTCAATTTCACTTTCATAAGAGTTAAGATATCTACCAGACTGCTAAtgaaaaaacattaaaaaaaattattaattcagTGTTAATGACTTCAACAAGTTTCATGCTAATCTCAAtgttataatcttttttttttccccctacTACAAGAGTGCCCTCTTTTTATCATGGGCATTCATCCACTGCATCAGACTAATTTGAATCTTGCATTGTGCTAGAGATGGTATCCACTTTCAAAAACACTTGCAGAAAAGGCTGCTTGGGAATTTGCCAAGGAAAAGGATTTGGATGTTGTTGTTGTGAATCCTGGAACTGTGATGGGTCCTATTATACCTCCAACTCCTAATGCAAGCATGGTAATGCTTCTTCGTCTGCTTCAAGGTACACATCAGTTGCTGAAAATTCATTGAACTATATATCTCCTTTTACCTGCCATCATTGAAGTCAGTACTAGGTTTATGCCAAATGTACCTGATACCCAAACTAATGGGGTCATCCATGTGGATTGTTCTCTTTATTAAGTGCTGAGGAGCATTAATCACTCTTTCTGacaattgtgtgtgtgtgagtgttctctctctctcactttgTTCTCATCAGATGTCACTTCTGTCTTGCTTCTAGTGAGGTTATCAGGAAACTACTACTTGaactcccaaattctactccaAACTTTTACTCCCtcacttaaattttttatgtaaacatttttattgGAACCCACATGATGAAAGTAACTTATCAATGCTTGCCACGTCAGAGATTAAAAGTGAGGGAGTAGAGATTGGTAGTCCATGTAGTAAAACTCATTTCTAATATGATACTTTCTTGTATCCCtgcaaaattttgttttatctCATATACAAGTATACAACCATCTTATGGAGGTTTTATTCTTCACCACCCACCACTTGCTACCTTATAAAACACAACAATAGAAATTTGTTCTCCTTCTAACATACTAGATTAATCTCAATAGATTGCAATtctgcacacacacacactctctctctattCTGAGGCATGGCATAGGATCCATAACTTCACTTAAACCTACAGGTTAAATCATTAAGGCTGAGTTTACTTCAACTCTCCAGTTTTTCATTctccattctctgttttctatttCTCAAATGTATAAGTAAGCATATTCTCTTTTTCCTTTATCCTGAAAAATGAGAATTTCTCCAATTAGTAAATGTACCCTAGACTTTTCATTCTTTTGTAGAAAAGTTGTGATGGTTGTTGGCTTGTTGCCATATCTACAATTTATTTCATATCTAGTCGCAAGCAatcatttccttaaaaattgcaACTGCCTTTTGGTGCATAAATATGAACCTAGATGAGAGTGATGACTACTTTTCAGGTTGTTCACGGTTATGATAATGGCTTGGATACTTGTTCAATCCGAAGCTTATTTGTTTATTGGATATATTACCAACATGGTCTTTCTGAAGTTGCATTGTCATTTTGTTTGCATTCAGGCTGCACTGAAACGTATGAAGATTTCTTTATGGGATCTGTCCATTTCAAAGATGTGGCCTTAGCACATATACTTGTTTATGAAAACACTTCAGCGAAAGGAAGGCACCTGTGTGTTGAAGCAATATCTCATTATGGTGACTTTGCAGCTAAAGTTGCTGAACTTTACCCTGAATACAATATTCCCAGGTAATATCATCATATATTTCTAAACTGTTACAACTTTTCTTCGAATCTGAAAACCATTCCAAGTCCAGGCCATAAAATAGTGTAACATACAGCTTCATGGGCCAAAATGTCAGCAGGTCCAATACGTTTTAATCTCCTGTGGGTTAAATTTGTTGGTCCTTGGTCATAAATAAAGCTGAAAGCAAAACCCTGCTTATATTCTTTCTGCTTTCTTCTTTTATGAATAAAGTGGGTACTCTCCAGcttcaaattttataaagaCTTCTTCCTCTGCTAGGTATTTGTCTCCTTGGGAAAATCGTATTGAATATTCAAATGAACTAACAAGGCTTGATAAACATTCCTCATTTGCTTTTAGATGTTCAATGAGTCCCATGAAAATCATGGAAGTTGTCGGTGTTTAACCATATAGTTTGTCTTACTAGTCATAAACTATTATGGGATTTTCATTTGATATGAGATTATGGACAGTATTATTCATGCCGGCTGCATGCTCTTGTAGGATTCCCAAGGATACTCAGCCTGGTCTGTTGAGGGCTAAGGATGGAGGAAAGAAGCTGATGGATTTGGGTCTACAGTTCATCCCCATGGAGCAAATTATCAGGGACTCGGTTGAGAGTTTGAAGAGCAGAGGAGATATATCTTGAATCATACTACCTGTCTGCTGCATCGAAGTTGAATTGACAAACCTCTAGTAAGCGGCGTTGGAATGTTGATTGTGATTCTATAAACAAATGTAATCAGTAATCTGACTTTAACTATGTAATATACTGAATAGAAGCTTTGCTTCACCTTCATGCTTTCTTTTTTAGTAATGTTAAAGATCTGCTCGTTTTATTTGCCTTAGCCTCTTGAGCatatgcaattttaaaatgttgaaGCTTCACAACATTCAGTATTTGTTTGGCCATTAATATCCACTTATAATAGCCTTGCTTTGCTGACAGCTGCCGATGCATGGTTCAATTTCTACCGAGAAAGGTATGAAATTGGCCTTATTGTGAGTAGGTACAAGTATTTTTGGGGACTGCTGCTTGGATTTACCTCCTCTACCTAGACTTCAGGGCATGGGTGGGAGGtgcagtttatttatttattttattattattttttattttttatttttatttttttattttataaatgtgAAATTAGTCTCCATTGGCCAAATAGAGACACAATTCCATCTATTGGCTGATATCACTTTCATCAGCTCTGAAGGGAAATCATTTGCCTCTTGCAGAAATATCTCATTCTTTTTTTGTCCCTTGTGGAATGGTATTTTGCAGTTTGTGGCTTTCCCCTTACTTTATTGTCCTACAAACTAGACATATTAAGATAAGAAAATACTAAAAATCTGAGTGGTGGACCATATCCTGGAAAACAAAATTGAAGTCTTCTCCAAGATTCTTCATGGCTGCTCATTCAAAAAAATTGCATCTTCAACTAATCCTTCTTCTCAGCATCTGTTCTGTGTTATCTTGGAAGCCATGGCTGAGCTCTGCAAGTTCTGGTACTGTCTCCACTGAAGAAAAGGTCAAGCTAGAGCTCTACTATGAGACCCTGTGCCCATACTGCTCCAGATTCATAGCCAAATATTTGCCACAGCTCTTCGATACTGGACTCATATCCATTACAGACCTCAGCTTCATCCCTTATGGCAACGCCAAACTCGGCCCCAACGCCACCATAACCTGTCAGGTTTCTTAGCTTTTTTCCCTCTCATTTCAATCATTCAATCTCCTCGTTTATCATATTTCTATTCTGCTTTAAGTAGATTAGGAATGCCTAGCAGAGAATGATGGAATCATTTCTTTGATTAGTAGCACTTGGTTAACTTTCTTGTTACAGAACATGATGGAACCATTTCTTTGATCACTGCAGCATGGTGCATATGAATGCCTGTTGAACACTGTTGAGGCTTGTGCAATCGACGCCTGGCCAGACTTGGTAAGGGAATCTTTCCAGACATTTATATTATGTTTGCACTGCTTTGCCTCATTCTTTATAAACTATGCAGAGTGAGCACTTCCCCTTTAT contains the following coding sequences:
- the LOC116004891 gene encoding gamma-interferon-responsive lysosomal thiol protein-like; this encodes MAAHSKKLHLQLILLLSICSVLSWKPWLSSASSGTVSTEEKVKLELYYETLCPYCSRFIAKYLPQLFDTGLISITDLSFIPYGNAKLGPNATITCQHGAYECLLNTVEACAIDAWPDLSEHFPFIYCVESLVYEGKYTAWETCFANLSMDPNPVTYCYTSGHGKELELQYAAVTNALEPPHTYVPWVVVDGQPLYEDYMNFISYICKAYKGSTKIPACSELSATVSHLGILRLLNPFW
- the LOC116004890 gene encoding cinnamoyl-CoA reductase 1 gives rise to the protein MAKNEGEEVVCVTGGSGCIGSWLVLLLLQRGYTVHATVKNLKDEKETKHLEAMEGADSRLRLFQIDLLDYNSILAAITGATGVFHLASPCIVDDVRDPEKELLDPAIKGTINVLTAAKELGVRRVVLTSSISAITPSPNWPADVVKNEECWTDIEYCKQNGRWYPLSKTLAEKAAWEFAKEKDLDVVVVNPGTVMGPIIPPTPNASMVMLLRLLQGCTETYEDFFMGSVHFKDVALAHILVYENTSAKGRHLCVEAISHYGDFAAKVAELYPEYNIPRIPKDTQPGLLRAKDGGKKLMDLGLQFIPMEQIIRDSVESLKSRGDIS